One Bacteroidota bacterium DNA window includes the following coding sequences:
- a CDS encoding polysaccharide deacetylase family protein yields MNLRIPILIFHRISPYPDGFWSPLTPKQFESHIKFLSKKYRFISLNNLFDKKKEQLRDCCAVVFDDAFKDFHEHALPIIKKHQVPVTMFVPVDCVNKNQIIWTSQLDNCFKFTNKTELCLNINNEQIFLKLESEKQRSKAAFAVRKLLIRLPDKQRRIYVSTIMQTLGYKDDTNANSMSWSEIKETLADVKYESHSMTHPALSMIEDEATLDYELYESKNLLTAKLENNVDYIAYPAGNYSGRVLHLVLKYYKAGFAVNNELVDLKKVNDTPYKYAIPRFNVHDKNPYELFFRINGFHKFIRK; encoded by the coding sequence ATGAATTTAAGAATTCCAATTTTAATTTTTCACAGAATTAGTCCTTATCCCGATGGATTCTGGTCCCCACTTACACCAAAACAATTTGAATCTCACATAAAGTTCTTATCAAAAAAATATCGCTTTATTTCTCTTAATAATTTATTCGATAAAAAAAAAGAACAGTTGCGTGATTGCTGCGCTGTAGTATTTGACGATGCATTTAAAGATTTCCATGAACATGCTCTTCCCATAATAAAGAAACATCAGGTTCCGGTCACTATGTTTGTTCCGGTTGATTGCGTAAATAAAAATCAGATTATCTGGACATCTCAATTAGACAATTGCTTCAAATTCACAAACAAAACTGAATTATGTTTAAACATCAATAATGAACAAATATTTTTAAAACTTGAAAGCGAAAAGCAAAGAAGTAAAGCAGCATTTGCAGTCAGGAAACTTTTAATACGCTTACCGGATAAGCAGCGCAGAATATATGTCTCAACTATTATGCAAACTTTGGGATACAAGGATGACACGAATGCCAATAGTATGTCCTGGTCAGAAATAAAAGAAACATTGGCTGATGTAAAATATGAGTCTCACTCAATGACTCATCCGGCATTGTCAATGATAGAAGACGAGGCAACACTTGATTATGAACTGTATGAGTCTAAAAATCTACTCACTGCCAAACTAGAAAACAATGTTGATTACATTGCTTATCCGGCAGGAAATTATTCCGGCAGAGTTTTGCATCTTGTTCTAAAATACTATAAAGCAGGTTTTGCAGTAAATAATGAATTAGTGGATTTAAAAAAAGTGAACGATACTCCTTATAAATATGCAATCCCAAGATTTAATGTGCATGACAAAAATCCATATGAACTATTTTTCAGAATAAACGGATTTCACAAATTTATTCGCAAATAG
- a CDS encoding GNAT family N-acetyltransferase: MLSFHKFSQADLKEMPALTLLCFGRASTIDFYHWKYYENSEGNVIGYVAKNEEGELVGYWGAIPDAYYINGKKNVMYLACDTMTHPNYRRMGIFEKLAALTCDELKRQGKSLAKVFPGEIPYSGYIKKLHWKGLGRIKPHFKISLQLKIEILLSKIIPSNPLFHFTDTDIISEAINDLDKVISMQFPIAKARDKSYLEWRFKDPSASHRIIYCYKNETLVGYCIYCIEKNLLLLIKDIYSLENDAYSMLFNKIYQITINNKLKGIYCWSNKNSFFSKLLKQRLFMKNPFNKGIMTYPFYFSVFENINVSPSNFITDIKNWNLLPIDYDG, translated from the coding sequence ATGCTATCCTTTCATAAATTTTCGCAAGCAGATTTAAAAGAAATGCCAGCATTAACCTTATTATGTTTTGGCAGAGCCTCAACAATAGATTTTTATCATTGGAAATATTATGAAAACTCCGAAGGCAATGTGATTGGATATGTTGCAAAAAATGAAGAGGGCGAATTAGTCGGATATTGGGGTGCAATACCGGATGCATATTATATTAATGGAAAAAAAAATGTCATGTATCTTGCCTGCGATACAATGACACACCCAAACTATAGAAGAATGGGCATCTTTGAAAAATTAGCTGCACTGACATGTGACGAATTGAAAAGACAAGGCAAATCACTTGCTAAGGTGTTTCCCGGAGAAATTCCCTACTCGGGTTACATTAAAAAACTTCATTGGAAAGGATTGGGAAGAATCAAGCCTCATTTTAAAATATCTTTACAATTAAAAATTGAAATTCTATTAAGTAAAATAATTCCATCGAATCCACTATTTCATTTTACCGATACAGATATCATCAGCGAAGCAATAAATGATTTGGATAAAGTAATTTCTATGCAATTTCCTATTGCGAAAGCAAGGGACAAATCTTATTTAGAATGGCGTTTCAAAGATCCTTCTGCTTCGCATAGAATCATTTATTGTTACAAAAATGAAACGCTAGTGGGATATTGCATTTATTGTATTGAAAAAAATTTACTTCTATTAATTAAAGATATCTATTCATTAGAAAATGATGCTTATTCAATGTTGTTTAATAAAATATATCAAATAACTATTAATAATAAATTAAAAGGAATTTATTGCTGGTCAAATAAAAATTCATTTTTTTCTAAATTATTAAAACAACGGCTCTTTATGAAAAATCCTTTTAATAAAGGCATTATGACTTATCCCTTTTACTTTTCAGTTTTTGAGAATATCAATGTATCCCCTTCGAATTTCATTACCGATATAAAAAACTGGAACTTGCTCCCTATAGATTATGATGGCTAA
- a CDS encoding N-acetyl sugar amidotransferase, with product MDARKYQQCTRCVMDTSDTEIVFDENGYCNHCKENYKNISSLPYKTENNNNLLPQLVDTIKQSGKNKEYDCVLGISGGVDSCYAAYISKTFGLRVLAVHMDNGWDSEISVNNIKQVIELLGFNYQNYILDWEEFKNIQLAFFKASVPEIETPTDIAIYEVLHKVAATYNIKYIISGGNYATEGILPKSWHYNAKDLKYVKAIYKKFGNKKLKTLPAFNALSEIYYKYVKGIRIIYLLNYFPYSKKDAIKILEQNFGWKYYGKKHHESTFTGFVQSYILPEKFQIDYRLVTFSSKICDGTITREEALLELAKKPYDPGNVAKEKEYICKKLGITIDEFDAMMMLPPKTYKDYPNDKKKLEFIYKVYRMLNRKKHY from the coding sequence ATGGATGCCAGAAAATATCAGCAATGCACCAGGTGTGTGATGGACACATCAGATACTGAAATTGTATTTGATGAAAACGGTTATTGCAATCATTGCAAGGAAAATTATAAAAATATTTCCAGTTTGCCCTATAAAACAGAAAACAACAATAACCTACTGCCTCAACTTGTTGATACGATCAAACAATCAGGCAAAAATAAGGAGTACGATTGCGTGTTGGGAATCAGCGGAGGAGTTGACAGTTGTTACGCTGCCTATATTTCCAAAACCTTTGGGTTACGGGTGTTGGCTGTACACATGGATAACGGCTGGGATTCAGAAATATCAGTTAATAACATAAAACAAGTTATTGAATTATTAGGTTTCAACTATCAAAATTACATTCTGGACTGGGAAGAATTTAAAAACATCCAGTTAGCATTTTTCAAAGCATCAGTGCCTGAAATAGAAACTCCCACTGATATTGCAATTTATGAAGTGTTGCATAAAGTTGCCGCAACGTATAATATTAAATACATAATCAGCGGGGGCAACTATGCCACAGAAGGAATTCTTCCAAAAAGCTGGCATTATAATGCCAAAGACCTGAAGTATGTAAAAGCCATTTACAAAAAATTTGGTAACAAAAAATTGAAAACCTTACCCGCATTTAACGCTTTAAGTGAAATATATTACAAATATGTAAAGGGCATACGAATTATCTATTTGCTGAATTATTTCCCTTACAGCAAAAAAGATGCAATAAAAATTCTTGAACAAAATTTTGGATGGAAATATTATGGTAAAAAACATCATGAATCAACATTCACAGGATTTGTGCAATCATATATTTTACCTGAAAAATTTCAAATAGATTATCGTCTGGTAACATTTTCCTCAAAGATATGCGATGGTACAATCACGCGTGAGGAAGCTTTGCTGGAACTGGCTAAAAAACCCTATGACCCGGGCAATGTAGCCAAAGAAAAAGAATATATATGTAAAAAACTGGGAATAACCATTGATGAGTTTGATGCAATGATGATGTTGCCTCCAAAAACATACAAGGACTATCCCAACGATAAGAAAAAACTTGAATTTATATACAAAGTTTATCGAATGCTGAATAGAAAGAAGCATTATTAA
- a CDS encoding glycosyltransferase family 2 protein gives MNKPFFSIIIPTYNRSSLILKTLDSVFSQTYPDYEVIVVDNCSTDTTAEILKPLHDSGKIIFIQHDKNYERAVSRNTGIKNAKGAFLTFLDSDDTMHPDHLSTLFSIIKTNPEINFLATKYNIKRNNKIFYPSSLAGVKEGWHGIELLLKGNPLAISFCIKKNNSELHLFNEDSKYTVVEDWMFLMQNLMKEKIYIADKITITLNDHDERTMRGNNQDIISKKLLAVEWIKQNLPLSNKQIRIVEGYSFYFCAIHNYIDENRIYAIKYLIKTTAKIGININLIILFFKILIGNNIIRKLK, from the coding sequence ATGAATAAACCATTTTTTAGTATAATAATTCCTACTTATAACAGGAGTTCTTTAATCTTAAAAACACTTGATAGTGTTTTCTCACAAACTTATCCTGATTATGAAGTTATTGTAGTTGACAATTGCTCAACGGATACTACTGCTGAAATATTAAAACCCCTGCATGATTCAGGAAAAATAATATTTATTCAACATGATAAAAATTATGAACGCGCTGTTTCACGAAATACCGGAATCAAAAATGCAAAAGGCGCGTTTCTTACTTTTCTTGATTCGGATGATACCATGCATCCAGACCATTTAAGCACCTTGTTTTCTATTATAAAAACTAATCCTGAAATAAATTTTCTTGCCACAAAATATAACATTAAAAGAAATAATAAAATATTTTATCCCTCATCGCTTGCAGGAGTTAAAGAAGGATGGCATGGAATAGAACTGCTTTTAAAGGGGAATCCGCTTGCCATATCCTTTTGCATCAAAAAAAACAATTCAGAACTTCATCTTTTTAACGAGGATAGCAAATATACTGTGGTAGAAGATTGGATGTTTCTCATGCAAAATCTTATGAAAGAAAAGATTTATATTGCTGATAAAATAACCATCACACTCAATGATCACGATGAAAGAACCATGAGGGGAAATAACCAGGATATTATTTCAAAAAAACTTTTGGCTGTAGAATGGATCAAACAAAACCTGCCATTAAGCAACAAACAGATTAGGATAGTGGAGGGCTATTCATTCTACTTTTGCGCTATTCATAATTATATAGATGAAAATAGAATTTATGCAATTAAATACCTTATTAAAACAACTGCTAAAATTGGTATTAATATTAATTTGATTATTTTATTTTTCAAAATATTAATTGGAAACAACATTATCAGGAAGTTAAAATAA
- a CDS encoding glycosyltransferase family 4 protein translates to MPKQHIIYIISHVNKSLGLEWTLSELKKKYELTVLLLNIENSSFEDFLTKNKINVIRIYYNGKQNIVTAFIKVFWFFLKLKPDIIHTHVFDANLIALTAGRLCGIKKRIYTRHDSTYHRRYFPKGVKYDLWCNKMATHIISISQATYKTLVEFENVNPEKIRTIYHGFDLRHFDSIDIKNSNKIKLKWNIPDNHPRIGVIARYIEWKGIQYIIPAFKDFLKKYPDATLILANAYGPYHNQIVQQLETIPESNYRIIPFEEDVAALYKLFDIYIHTPIDSLCEAFGQTYIEALAAGVPSVFTLSGIACEFIEHEKNALVVNFKNSNEIYKEMIRLQSDKDLANTIALNGKQFVQKFNLERMINDLEKLYNE, encoded by the coding sequence ATGCCGAAACAACATATTATTTATATCATTTCTCATGTCAATAAATCACTTGGATTAGAGTGGACTTTATCAGAATTAAAAAAAAAATATGAATTGACAGTATTATTATTGAATATTGAGAATTCTTCATTTGAAGATTTCCTCACTAAGAATAAAATAAATGTTATACGGATTTATTATAATGGAAAACAAAATATTGTTACTGCCTTTATTAAAGTTTTCTGGTTCTTTCTCAAATTAAAACCTGACATTATTCACACGCATGTTTTTGATGCGAACTTAATTGCATTAACTGCCGGGAGATTATGTGGGATAAAAAAAAGAATTTACACCCGCCACGACAGTACCTACCATCGTCGGTATTTTCCAAAAGGAGTGAAATATGATTTATGGTGCAATAAAATGGCTACACATATTATTTCTATCAGCCAGGCAACTTACAAAACATTAGTTGAATTTGAAAATGTTAACCCTGAAAAAATCCGAACTATTTATCATGGGTTTGACCTCAGGCATTTTGATTCAATTGATATAAAAAACAGTAACAAGATAAAGCTAAAATGGAATATTCCGGACAACCATCCACGAATTGGTGTTATTGCCCGCTACATTGAATGGAAAGGCATACAATATATTATTCCAGCGTTTAAAGATTTTTTAAAAAAATATCCTGATGCCACATTGATATTAGCCAATGCTTATGGACCCTACCATAATCAAATAGTACAGCAGTTGGAAACTATTCCTGAGTCAAATTATAGAATTATTCCATTTGAAGAAGATGTGGCTGCTTTATATAAGCTGTTCGACATTTATATACATACTCCCATTGATTCATTATGCGAAGCATTCGGTCAAACCTACATTGAAGCATTGGCGGCAGGAGTGCCTTCTGTTTTTACATTATCAGGAATTGCTTGCGAATTCATCGAACATGAAAAAAATGCACTTGTGGTTAATTTTAAAAACTCAAACGAAATTTATAAGGAAATGATTCGTCTGCAATCTGATAAAGATTTGGCAAATACAATCGCTCTCAATGGAAAACAATTTGTTCAGAAATTTAATCTGGAACGAATGATAAATGATCTGGAAAAGCTTTATAATGAATAA